In Neodiprion pinetum isolate iyNeoPine1 chromosome 6, iyNeoPine1.2, whole genome shotgun sequence, one genomic interval encodes:
- the LOC124221625 gene encoding uncharacterized protein, which translates to MTSRKSVSSLPTPNPDPKLKSRTDALTTEFQYYGAAIRNLAPALTNMQDRSRVLLWVNKLFGAEYHVEVLRDKRNRYLAAITVNLINDELTGVFDDDPPVGATRDMATMSVINAPYAEWELDTTWSEYVAALPDNYDEIPCSFHKPGEECLKDEVEMDEQLDNEFWFLMYQIRPYAALMPCRDARTKVAAWIQTLCRLGCKKCGRMKGLRNDYAYALYGYVHDLRVAGPFQDFPPWKDLKSLPEAAKLAAKRHPLTSPYSEEADNFMYAQPTPEEGAFCYIAVTGEFLNTESLLPP; encoded by the exons ATGACGTCCAGGAAGAGCGTGTCGTCCTTACCGACTCCTAATCCTGATCCGAAACTCAAATCGAGAACGGACGCCCTCACAACCGAGTTTCAGTATTACGg AGCTGCGATCCGTAACCTGGCGCCCGCCCTAACCAACATGCAAGATAGAAGCCGGGTTCTTTTATGGGTAAACAAACTCTTTGGTGCCGAGTATCACGTCGAAGTGCTCAGGGATAAACGAAACAG ATACCTAGCTGCGATAACTGTGAATTTGATAAACGACGAATTGACCGGCGTCTTCGACGATGATCCACCGGTAGGCGCTACCAGAGACATGGCAACGATGTCAGTGATAAATGCCCCCTATGCGGAATGGGAGTTGGACACAACCTGGTCTGAATACGTGGCTGCGTTACCAGACAATTACGATGAG ATACCGTGCAGTTTCCACAAGCCTGGAGAAGAGTGTCTCAAGGATGAGGTTGAAATGGACGAACAACTCGATAAC GAATTCTGGTTCCTGATGTATCAAATTCGGCCATATGCTGCCCTGATGCCATGTAGAGATGCGCGAACGAAAGTTGCTGCCTGGATTCAAACTCTGTGCAGACTTGGTTGCAAAAAGTGCGGTCGAATGAAAGGGCTGCGAAACGACTATGCCTATGCGTTGTACGG ATACGTTCACGATCTACGCGTGGCTGGACCATTCCAAGATTTTCCACCTTGGAAAGATTTGAAGTCTCTTCCCGAAGCTGCAAA GCTCGCGGCTAAAAGACACCCGTTGACATCGCCCTACAGTGAAGAAGCCGACAATTTTATGTACGCTCAGCCAACCCCGGAAGAAGGCGCATTTTGCTACATTGCGGTTACCGGCGAATTCCTAAACACTGAATCACTGTTGCCTCCATAG